A genomic segment from Nostoc sp. ATCC 53789 encodes:
- a CDS encoding FAD-dependent oxidoreductase, whose product MRINRLTYEPSTRIGIIGAGCAGLTAAEELRDLGYKNITIIDAKNRVGGKTYSIRYKDASLQTRGIYEGGTAWILPSPLYKKYRKRYAISPSLHVMPRVQIFDLGTGKVSSPFLVDSKYSLLARLWQLRKFFQELDKYTWDEEPGYINPAYRAMNKSSPQWFNKQGLDFIRDALMPIANAGQFGYLEQEASTAYVIRLLALWNRCNFLKKLVLNMPQLQEGNQELWNRLAATHNLCLGQTIERISRGQTILVKTASNQWEFEHLIWTAPVDDFLGVADASPEEAEIFSRVRTIKRAVITCKVEGLPANIFYVIRNTLNQPLATSYPLAIYEVDPGSKIYNFYPFMDETTTVEELESNVSDCVKKLGGTEVTLMGQPLIWKWFSHFSAEDLKDGIYQRLEMLQGNQNTYFANEMTAGVSVPYGMEYAAYLVERFF is encoded by the coding sequence ATGCGAATTAATCGTTTAACCTATGAACCTTCAACCCGTATTGGTATCATTGGTGCTGGATGCGCTGGTTTAACGGCTGCCGAAGAATTGCGCGATCTTGGATATAAAAATATCACCATCATTGATGCCAAAAATCGCGTAGGTGGGAAAACATATTCAATTAGGTACAAAGATGCAAGTCTTCAAACCCGTGGTATTTACGAGGGTGGAACTGCCTGGATATTACCAAGCCCCCTATATAAGAAATACAGAAAAAGGTATGCAATTTCTCCATCGCTTCATGTGATGCCACGGGTGCAAATATTTGACTTAGGGACTGGCAAAGTTTCTAGCCCGTTTTTAGTAGATTCCAAATATTCTTTATTGGCCCGACTCTGGCAGCTAAGAAAATTTTTTCAAGAATTAGACAAGTATACTTGGGATGAGGAGCCAGGCTATATCAATCCTGCTTACCGAGCGATGAATAAATCATCTCCTCAATGGTTTAACAAACAGGGTTTGGATTTTATTCGAGATGCTTTAATGCCGATTGCGAATGCGGGACAGTTTGGATATCTAGAACAAGAAGCTTCTACTGCTTATGTGATTAGGCTGTTAGCATTATGGAACCGTTGCAATTTCCTGAAAAAATTGGTTCTGAATATGCCTCAATTGCAAGAAGGGAATCAAGAATTATGGAATCGTTTAGCAGCAACCCATAACTTGTGTCTAGGACAAACTATTGAGCGTATTTCTCGCGGTCAAACAATCCTGGTCAAAACTGCCTCAAATCAGTGGGAATTCGAGCATTTAATTTGGACTGCTCCTGTAGATGACTTTCTTGGCGTAGCAGATGCTTCCCCTGAAGAAGCAGAAATTTTTTCTAGGGTACGTACAATAAAAAGAGCGGTTATTACCTGTAAAGTAGAGGGCTTACCCGCAAACATTTTCTACGTAATCAGAAATACTTTAAATCAGCCTTTAGCAACTAGTTATCCATTAGCTATCTACGAGGTTGATCCAGGCAGTAAAATCTACAACTTTTATCCATTTATGGATGAAACGACAACTGTTGAAGAGTTGGAAAGCAACGTATCCGATTGTGTCAAAAAGCTCGGAGGTACTGAAGTGACACTTATGGGGCAACCCCTAATTTGGAAGTGGTTCTCTCATTTTTCAGCCGAAGACCTCAAGGATGGTATTTATCAACGATTAGAAATGTTGCAAGGTAATCAAAACACCTACTTTGCTAATGAAATGACTGCTGGGGTGAGCGTACCTTATGGTATGGAATATGCGGCTTATTTAGTGGAACGCTTCTTTTGA
- a CDS encoding UvrD-helicase domain-containing protein — translation MNQVKEALKLGGSTLIYTTTRKNAQKLAETLKQSHIEAKYYHGKLAKEQKQQVLQEFKSGKLNVVTATCAFGMGINRKDVRAVIHHCMSANLEGYIQEAGRAGRDGEPAVCTLLFDPKDADTVFCLQSLNQLSEQDLKNVLISTRHIRDRTFGSARDDWFWVTTNEIFESGDFDEEFGEESEQQNTKIKAGLHYLEKFGLLERAENFSSFIEFELSHNTFAESIEQFEEYSRMKDLSRFEADNFERLIQAMHIAKAYCNSNDQPFPLDRLSDEAGISLHDLTARIRELQKAEVCSFEIPITLVITKGVRGDARNNHERIRQLEDELLKVLNELFGNQNEIQINLRGLASRLDPDNSKKIRASNIIDILEGWVAQKWLKLSRISSDVVRLGEMEVAEHLPEHKILTTTVLEVLYQALKDTTGARLPLKYELGKLAKEVTQKSQLDWNNEELEVILLWLHQRKIIRLSDGLNLFQQSLKVRVIKNASVSRVKRRYPEVEAHYDEQTRRTHYMVKYGQLKLDEQRQQFVRDYFGTNQEEFVSKYQFLAQEITRPILPEDYNRILEPLNPAQKEIVLASDPTMAVIAGPGSGKTRTIVHRIAYLVKVKRVELKRILVLAYNRNAVRELRLRLRNLIGEQASRIRVFTFHGLALSLLGRTVGEYRGTQTINFDRLLVEACELIEKGEEFEDADEDTQARRIQLLGKLEYIFVDEYQDVTEKEYRLIKSISGLNQSEDKTQSVQINLCVIGDDDQNVFTFKGADTRYILQFQEEYKAKRLLLNENYRSTENIIETANCLIQNNLIRCKQAPEEQVRINSERQGLRGEAVSALKFNNLSRQAGWIKDKIQSWVNVGIAPHEIAILAIRWDDLSPIRLLLERESISTYALKNNTIPLLKNRCTRLLINALQKDYSLVLNPEELVQKRFEAFFKRTGRSLTEPTVKILINIARDLDKERGYGFEDIVLPISVDEILTAIFEFNENGESFLEDNSVLVTSCHGSKGLEFRKVILLGDGFKTNCNEMESERRLFYVAMTRAKEELIVCSTQQNLFVQQAGLTSEVIDYSETQLPQLMRYFDLAPSNVYLGYENTQNRQNVIKKLCEGDVIELRGNNHNNAWRIFTPNNNEIGRLSKRGTQLLKHKGIFPGQFQFQPGEVTVRYLYHHTKRDDITGKISENWFVVIPQIRVCRNAKKSDLR, via the coding sequence TTGAATCAAGTAAAAGAAGCTCTTAAACTAGGTGGTAGTACACTGATTTACACTACTACACGCAAAAATGCCCAAAAGCTAGCAGAAACTCTTAAACAAAGTCACATTGAAGCAAAATATTATCATGGGAAACTTGCAAAAGAACAAAAACAACAAGTTTTGCAAGAATTCAAATCAGGTAAATTGAATGTAGTTACTGCAACTTGTGCTTTTGGTATGGGCATAAACCGTAAAGATGTACGCGCTGTCATTCACCATTGCATGAGCGCCAATTTAGAAGGTTACATCCAAGAGGCTGGACGGGCAGGACGTGATGGAGAGCCAGCAGTTTGTACTTTACTCTTTGATCCAAAAGATGCTGATACAGTTTTTTGTTTGCAAAGTTTGAACCAACTGAGTGAACAAGATTTGAAAAATGTCTTGATCTCGACTAGACATATCCGCGATCGCACTTTTGGCAGCGCTAGAGATGATTGGTTTTGGGTGACAACCAATGAAATATTTGAATCAGGTGACTTTGATGAAGAATTTGGTGAAGAATCAGAACAGCAAAATACTAAAATAAAAGCAGGATTGCATTACTTAGAAAAATTTGGTTTATTAGAACGAGCCGAGAACTTTTCAAGCTTTATCGAATTTGAACTAAGCCATAATACCTTTGCTGAGTCTATAGAGCAGTTTGAGGAATACAGCCGGATGAAGGATTTATCCCGGTTTGAAGCAGACAACTTTGAGCGGCTGATTCAAGCAATGCACATAGCGAAAGCTTATTGTAATAGCAATGATCAACCGTTTCCCCTCGACCGTCTCAGTGATGAAGCTGGAATTAGCTTACATGACCTGACTGCCAGAATCCGTGAACTGCAAAAGGCTGAAGTCTGTTCTTTTGAAATACCCATTACACTTGTGATTACCAAGGGTGTAAGAGGAGATGCCCGTAATAATCATGAACGCATTCGCCAGTTAGAAGACGAATTACTCAAAGTGCTTAATGAGTTATTTGGTAATCAAAATGAAATACAAATAAATCTGCGTGGACTTGCTTCTCGACTTGACCCAGACAATAGTAAAAAAATCAGAGCATCCAACATCATAGATATTTTGGAAGGTTGGGTTGCTCAAAAATGGCTAAAGTTAAGTAGAATTTCTAGTGATGTGGTTCGCTTAGGAGAAATGGAAGTTGCAGAGCATTTACCTGAGCATAAAATTCTCACAACTACAGTATTGGAAGTTTTGTATCAAGCATTGAAAGATACAACAGGGGCGAGATTACCTCTGAAGTACGAATTAGGTAAACTTGCTAAAGAAGTTACCCAAAAAAGCCAACTTGACTGGAATAATGAAGAGTTAGAAGTTATTCTTTTGTGGCTCCACCAGAGAAAAATCATTCGATTAAGTGATGGGCTTAATCTCTTTCAACAGTCGCTGAAAGTCCGTGTAATAAAAAACGCAAGTGTTTCCAGAGTAAAACGCCGTTACCCTGAAGTTGAAGCTCACTATGATGAACAAACTCGTCGCACCCATTACATGGTGAAGTATGGTCAGTTAAAGTTAGATGAACAGCGTCAGCAATTTGTTCGTGATTACTTTGGCACAAATCAAGAAGAATTCGTTTCAAAGTACCAATTTTTGGCACAAGAGATTACCAGACCGATTCTTCCAGAAGACTATAACCGTATTCTAGAACCGCTTAACCCTGCTCAAAAAGAAATTGTTTTAGCTTCAGACCCAACAATGGCAGTAATCGCAGGCCCTGGTTCTGGCAAAACAAGAACTATTGTTCACCGGATTGCTTATCTTGTAAAGGTTAAGCGAGTTGAGCTGAAGCGTATTCTTGTTTTAGCTTACAACCGTAATGCAGTTAGAGAATTACGGTTGCGGTTACGTAATTTGATTGGCGAACAAGCATCACGAATTCGGGTCTTTACTTTCCACGGTTTAGCCTTATCACTTTTGGGACGGACGGTAGGTGAATACAGAGGAACTCAGACAATAAATTTTGATCGGCTTTTGGTTGAAGCTTGCGAATTAATTGAAAAAGGCGAAGAATTTGAAGATGCAGATGAAGATACTCAGGCACGACGAATTCAATTATTAGGAAAATTAGAATATATCTTTGTTGATGAATACCAAGATGTAACTGAGAAAGAATATCGTTTAATTAAGTCAATTTCTGGCTTAAATCAATCTGAGGATAAAACACAGTCGGTACAAATTAATCTCTGTGTTATTGGAGATGATGACCAAAATGTTTTTACGTTTAAAGGTGCCGATACTAGATATATCCTTCAATTCCAAGAAGAGTATAAAGCAAAACGATTACTACTTAACGAAAATTACCGCTCTACAGAAAATATTATTGAAACTGCTAATTGTCTTATACAAAATAACTTAATACGCTGTAAACAGGCTCCAGAAGAGCAAGTTCGTATTAACTCCGAACGCCAAGGATTAAGAGGAGAGGCAGTCTCCGCTTTAAAGTTCAATAATTTATCACGACAAGCAGGATGGATTAAAGACAAAATTCAATCTTGGGTCAACGTAGGGATTGCTCCTCATGAAATCGCTATTTTAGCTATTCGTTGGGATGATTTGAGTCCTATCCGCTTGCTTTTAGAAAGAGAAAGTATATCTACTTATGCCCTAAAAAATAATACTATTCCACTATTAAAAAACCGTTGCACTCGTTTACTAATTAATGCTTTACAGAAAGACTATAGCCTAGTTTTAAATCCTGAAGAATTAGTTCAGAAAAGATTTGAGGCGTTTTTTAAACGTACTGGTCGTAGCTTAACAGAACCTACTGTTAAAATCTTAATAAATATTGCTAGAGATTTAGATAAAGAACGAGGCTATGGGTTTGAAGATATTGTACTACCTATTAGCGTTGATGAAATATTGACTGCTATATTTGAGTTTAATGAAAATGGTGAATCCTTCCTAGAAGATAACTCAGTCTTAGTTACTAGCTGTCATGGTTCAAAAGGTTTGGAGTTCCGTAAAGTCATACTTTTAGGTGATGGATTTAAAACTAATTGTAATGAGATGGAATCAGAACGACGACTCTTTTATGTTGCTATGACTCGCGCCAAAGAAGAATTAATTGTTTGTTCTACTCAGCAGAATTTATTTGTACAGCAAGCTGGTTTAACTTCAGAGGTTATTGATTATAGTGAGACTCAACTTCCTCAGTTAATGCGTTACTTTGATTTAGCTCCAAGTAATGTTTATTTAGGATATGAAAACACTCAAAATAGACAAAATGTTATTAAAAAGTTATGTGAGGGTGATGTTATTGAGTTAAGAGGAAATAACCATAATAATGCTTGGAGAATTTTCACACCAAATAATAATGAAATTGGTCGTCTATCAAAGAGGGGAACACAACTTCTTAAGCATAAAGGTATTTTTCCTGGACAGTTCCAGTTTCAGCCTGGTGAAGTAACAGTCCGATATCTATATCACCATACTAAGAGAGATGACATAACAGGAAAAATTTCGGAGAATTGGTTTGTTGTGATTCCACAAATTCGAGTATGTAGAAATGCCAAGAAGAGTGATTTGAGATAG
- a CDS encoding deoxynucleoside kinase codes for MNKFPFLVFEGLDGAGKTTLAELFSKRHNFSYYSSIPPELIALREQIADTHSPITTFHFYTLCNLMRSHEYALKLNNSGVVADRYVFSTLAYHSLLMKQDLSCHFRILQSEQKFLLPDVIVYVTASQPVICQRIAKRSQEVPMQWYGDKVSVEYNLIESYKRIFSLVDIPILQIDTTNSDPEQAYSTLCYELHRIGQNIPIIQSTDFALTS; via the coding sequence ATGAATAAGTTTCCTTTTTTAGTATTTGAAGGATTAGATGGGGCTGGTAAAACTACTCTGGCAGAGCTATTTTCTAAGCGTCACAATTTTTCTTATTACAGCAGCATACCGCCTGAGTTAATTGCTTTACGAGAGCAAATAGCTGATACCCATTCTCCAATTACCACGTTTCATTTTTATACTTTGTGTAACCTTATGCGTAGCCATGAGTATGCATTAAAGTTGAATAATTCAGGCGTTGTGGCTGACAGATATGTGTTTTCTACTCTTGCTTACCACAGCCTGTTAATGAAACAAGACTTGTCTTGTCATTTCCGCATATTGCAATCAGAACAAAAATTTTTACTACCTGACGTTATTGTTTATGTGACAGCCTCTCAGCCTGTAATTTGCCAGCGTATTGCCAAGCGAAGTCAGGAAGTTCCTATGCAATGGTATGGGGATAAAGTTTCTGTTGAATACAACCTTATTGAATCATATAAGCGTATATTTTCACTAGTTGACATACCAATCTTGCAGATTGATACGACTAATTCTGATCCTGAGCAAGCTTATTCTACTTTGTGCTATGAACTGCACAGAATTGGTCAAAATATACCCATCATTCAGTCTACAGATTTTGCATTAACTAGCTAA
- a CDS encoding S1/P1 nuclease encodes MLKLHSFAKFSLLTVLSTILVWQYPAFAWNKAGHMVSGAIAYRELSQNHQEVIEKMVAILKEHPEYSKFEQQWNSLKQSNISAENKNLYLFMWAAKWPDEARGNQTFDRPTWHYINFPYQPGSSSNSIPREIPGEENIIFAFQKNLDIIQSNATNSEKAVAICWLFHLVGDVHQPLHTTKLITNEYPEPEGDRGGTRFYIRVNPDGQTISLHKFWDDLILGSENFQTVRNTATKIRADYQRSKLPELRETQFNNWAKLESFRIAKQKAYLNGKLSGSTDKNDGKPLPPNYAATAKPIAERRMSLAGYRLADVLNKLFGN; translated from the coding sequence ATGCTGAAGTTACATTCTTTCGCTAAGTTTTCTTTATTGACAGTATTATCAACAATCTTGGTTTGGCAGTACCCAGCTTTTGCTTGGAATAAGGCTGGACACATGGTTTCAGGAGCGATCGCTTACAGGGAACTCTCGCAGAATCATCAAGAAGTAATTGAGAAAATGGTTGCCATTTTGAAGGAACACCCTGAATACTCTAAATTTGAGCAGCAGTGGAATTCCCTCAAACAATCTAATATTTCTGCTGAAAATAAAAATTTGTACTTATTTATGTGGGCGGCAAAATGGCCAGATGAAGCTCGTGGCAATCAAACATTTGATCGCCCAACTTGGCACTACATAAATTTTCCTTATCAACCAGGCAGTTCTTCAAATTCAATTCCTCGTGAAATTCCCGGTGAAGAAAATATTATATTTGCTTTTCAAAAAAATCTTGATATTATTCAAAGTAATGCCACCAACAGCGAAAAAGCAGTTGCAATATGCTGGCTATTCCATCTAGTAGGAGATGTGCATCAGCCATTGCATACTACCAAATTAATAACTAACGAGTATCCAGAACCAGAAGGTGATAGAGGTGGTACACGTTTTTATATTAGAGTTAATCCAGATGGTCAAACAATTAGTTTACATAAATTCTGGGATGACCTCATACTTGGCTCAGAAAATTTTCAAACTGTTCGCAACACCGCAACCAAGATAAGAGCCGACTATCAACGCAGTAAATTGCCAGAGTTAAGAGAAACTCAATTTAATAATTGGGCAAAATTGGAGAGTTTTAGGATAGCAAAACAAAAAGCATATCTCAATGGCAAACTTTCTGGCAGCACGGATAAAAATGATGGAAAGCCGTTACCGCCAAATTATGCTGCTACCGCCAAACCAATAGCAGAACGCCGGATGAGCTTGGCAGGCTACCGTCTAGCTGATGTGCTTAATAAACTGTTTGGTAACTGA
- a CDS encoding helix-turn-helix transcriptional regulator, which yields MTIKKPLAFKQPQVGHIIRDLRLLAGLTQEQFAATLGVTYTTINRWENGRSKPSPMAKKLIEQKLNEMGAQGEDLLTKYLPN from the coding sequence ATGACTATCAAAAAACCCTTGGCTTTCAAACAGCCACAGGTAGGGCATATCATTCGTGATTTGCGACTTTTGGCTGGGTTAACGCAAGAACAGTTTGCAGCCACTCTCGGCGTGACATATACCACGATTAATCGTTGGGAGAATGGACGCTCTAAACCGTCGCCGATGGCGAAGAAGCTTATTGAACAGAAGCTTAATGAGATGGGCGCTCAGGGTGAGGATTTGTTAACTAAATATTTGCCAAATTAG
- a CDS encoding viperin family antiviral radical SAM protein, producing MRPISINFHLWKPCNYHCRFCFATFRDVPGYLTFSDAKRLLSLLREAGTEKINFAGGEPTLHPYIGELVAESRRLGFVTSIVTNGARMTELLHKHASDIDWVALSVDSASEMIQKQLGRGNGDHVLRSIALFDKLHQYGIHVKLNTVVTSLNFQEDMSTFVRRVRPERWKVFQVLPVEGQNDGSVEDLLISPHQFQEFVERHQTLSDEGIRFVAETNNLMKDSYVMVNPQGQFYNNTTTGRYLYSSPILEAGVNVALAQVGWNVETFLGRGGIYSWK from the coding sequence ATGCGACCAATATCTATAAATTTCCATCTGTGGAAACCATGCAATTATCATTGTCGATTTTGCTTTGCTACCTTTCGTGATGTCCCAGGATATTTAACTTTCAGTGATGCTAAACGCCTTCTTTCTTTATTGCGCGAGGCAGGTACAGAAAAAATTAACTTTGCTGGGGGAGAACCAACACTACACCCTTACATTGGTGAACTTGTAGCTGAGTCGCGTCGTTTGGGATTTGTAACAAGTATTGTGACCAATGGTGCGCGAATGACTGAATTGTTACACAAGCACGCTAGTGATATTGATTGGGTCGCATTGTCGGTAGATTCTGCTTCAGAAATGATTCAAAAACAGTTGGGGCGTGGGAATGGGGATCATGTACTACGATCAATTGCTTTGTTTGATAAATTACATCAATACGGTATTCATGTCAAACTTAATACAGTAGTCACCAGCCTTAACTTCCAAGAAGATATGTCAACCTTTGTAAGGCGGGTGCGTCCAGAAAGGTGGAAAGTCTTTCAAGTGCTGCCAGTGGAAGGTCAAAATGATGGGAGCGTCGAGGATCTGCTAATCTCGCCACACCAGTTTCAAGAATTTGTCGAACGACATCAAACCCTTTCAGATGAGGGAATAAGATTTGTCGCAGAGACAAACAACTTGATGAAAGATTCCTATGTAATGGTCAATCCACAAGGGCAGTTTTACAACAACACTACAACAGGGCGTTATTTGTATAGTTCACCAATTTTGGAAGCGGGTGTAAATGTTGCCCTGGCTCAAGTCGGTTGGAATGTAGAAACTTTTCTGGGTCGTGGAGGTATTTACTCTTGGAAATAG
- a CDS encoding UvrD-helicase domain-containing protein, with protein sequence MGQWIDFQQTVNQRLLREDLDKEQTKVRNMNTKGHALVRGIAGSGKSLVLRNRVEKIIDDFDNILILSYNRFMSGWLKSKLREKGISRQVTCNTFQSWAYRNLNYDYKFDKNDELRAQIIDFAKNSDLKYQAILVDEAQDFYDEWFRALLEILDDDTKSLFFVYDNTQSVYGQSHRRKQDWTWRKLGIDVVGRSRELCGFVRSSKKQAIAKSFSQ encoded by the coding sequence ATGGGTCAATGGATTGATTTTCAACAAACTGTTAATCAAAGACTACTGAGAGAAGATTTAGATAAAGAACAAACTAAAGTCAGAAACATGAACACCAAAGGACACGCTCTTGTCCGGGGTATTGCTGGCTCTGGGAAATCTTTAGTTTTAAGAAATAGAGTTGAGAAAATAATTGATGATTTTGATAATATTTTAATCCTCAGCTATAACCGTTTTATGAGCGGATGGCTAAAATCGAAGCTAAGAGAGAAAGGTATTAGCAGGCAAGTAACTTGTAATACCTTTCAGAGTTGGGCTTATCGTAATTTAAACTATGATTATAAATTTGATAAAAATGATGAATTAAGAGCGCAAATTATAGATTTTGCGAAAAATTCAGACTTAAAATATCAAGCTATTTTAGTAGATGAAGCACAAGATTTCTATGATGAGTGGTTTCGTGCTTTGCTAGAAATTTTAGATGATGATACAAAATCTTTATTTTTTGTCTACGATAATACTCAATCAGTATATGGACAATCTCACAGAAGAAAGCAAGATTGGACATGGCGAAAGCTGGGAATTGATGTTGTGGGGCGTTCTCGGGAGCTATGCGGTTTCGTCAGATCCAGTAAAAAACAAGCGATCGCTAAATCATTTTCCCAGTAG
- a CDS encoding CPBP family intramembrane glutamic endopeptidase, with translation MKTELPPLTNCVLFFVAVISVVYLYSSIAQRKLIKKQRKVERPKSSFGFLILWNQILLISFFSVTYIIGWDAPSVGLKLEILPVFSLMIGLGFYCIFVLFLNKILNLLRVSQIVENDAYLVTLRLMPRQKLQKTLFIIAVCILNPITEELIFRGVLVHQLSLYTNNYYLAIFLGLFVSVGNHIYQGRLHIITHIVFYIFTVTLLYSDVGLIGSIGFHLAGDIYPFMWLKYQVNNYKQRRREERRAKYVSN, from the coding sequence GTGAAAACTGAATTACCTCCATTAACTAATTGTGTTCTATTCTTTGTAGCTGTCATAAGTGTGGTGTATTTATATAGCAGCATAGCTCAAAGAAAATTAATTAAAAAGCAACGAAAAGTAGAAAGACCTAAATCTAGTTTTGGCTTTTTGATATTATGGAATCAAATTTTGTTAATTTCCTTTTTTTCTGTAACCTATATTATAGGATGGGATGCACCCTCAGTTGGTTTAAAACTTGAAATATTACCAGTATTTTCCTTAATGATTGGCTTGGGTTTCTATTGTATATTTGTGTTATTTTTAAATAAAATTCTAAATCTTTTGAGAGTCAGCCAAATTGTAGAAAATGATGCTTATCTCGTTACTTTAAGGCTTATGCCCCGACAAAAGCTTCAGAAAACATTATTTATTATTGCCGTATGTATATTAAATCCAATAACAGAAGAGTTGATATTTCGTGGAGTACTAGTACATCAATTAAGCCTATATACAAATAATTATTACTTGGCAATTTTTTTGGGATTGTTTGTAAGTGTTGGGAATCATATTTATCAAGGAAGACTGCATATTATTACGCATATTGTTTTTTATATTTTCACTGTAACATTGCTTTATTCAGATGTAGGACTTATTGGGTCTATAGGTTTTCACTTAGCAGGAGATATTTACCCGTTCATGTGGCTTAAATATCAGGTTAATAACTATAAACAACGAAGAAGGGAGGAACGCAGAGCTAAATATGTTTCCAATTAG
- a CDS encoding ISLre2 family transposase: MEKNICATLDLSKSLSDFSSQVTKYLELTNITEWNGKILKEREEKIREIALILAGQCIAILLYNLSQSQSANQTAMIQTRSWWDTTMQKHGYRKRQILTVGNVLFTLKLPYMVIKNSTKITNKMSLQGFYPLLKWLGMSEGLTPLVWSTVAQYGAITSSFEAACTTLTGWGIDLSLKRIERLTYKFGQTGINLRQSKILNRQMGILPEGNILKDQRVVIAVDGGRSRIRINKKGRKNSKTKRHGFIGKWVEPKLFTIYIVDEQGKKINTSEIPITNDGTYEGYKALLEILEAYLVGLGISQAKQVLLIGDGAEWIWIHIPPLLTRLGCPVETYQLFDFYHVTENIKVFADAAFNEEAQSKEWFVKVRKSLKKGKAKSLISQMDELIAVATGERCKIMVVKRNYILDAYRKGRLNYDKAINKKLPIGSGAIESLIRQVVNLRIKGNSKFWLKENAEIMLHLRCQWIAGSWDKFCGSIFNSFIKPETA; the protein is encoded by the coding sequence ATGGAAAAAAATATATGTGCAACTTTAGATTTGAGTAAATCATTATCAGACTTTTCTTCGCAGGTAACAAAATATTTAGAATTGACGAACATCACGGAATGGAATGGGAAAATTCTTAAAGAAAGAGAAGAAAAAATTAGAGAAATTGCACTTATTTTAGCTGGACAGTGTATTGCAATTTTGTTGTATAACCTCTCCCAATCTCAGTCAGCTAATCAAACAGCTATGATTCAAACAAGAAGCTGGTGGGATACTACTATGCAAAAACATGGTTATAGAAAACGCCAAATCTTAACAGTTGGAAACGTTTTATTCACTCTAAAATTACCATATATGGTAATAAAAAACTCAACAAAGATCACAAATAAAATGTCTCTTCAGGGATTTTATCCCCTGTTAAAGTGGTTGGGGATGTCAGAAGGATTAACCCCGTTAGTATGGTCAACAGTTGCTCAATATGGTGCAATTACTAGCTCATTTGAAGCCGCCTGCACAACTTTAACTGGTTGGGGAATTGATCTTAGTTTAAAACGAATTGAGCGTTTGACATACAAATTTGGTCAAACTGGCATCAACTTACGGCAATCTAAAATATTAAATCGGCAGATGGGCATTTTACCTGAAGGTAATATTCTTAAAGACCAAAGAGTTGTTATAGCTGTAGATGGTGGTCGGAGTCGAATCCGAATTAATAAAAAGGGAAGAAAAAATTCCAAAACCAAGCGACACGGGTTTATCGGCAAATGGGTTGAGCCAAAGTTATTCACAATTTATATTGTTGATGAGCAAGGTAAAAAAATAAATACTTCTGAAATTCCTATTACGAATGATGGCACTTATGAAGGATATAAAGCGCTTTTGGAGATTTTAGAAGCGTATTTAGTTGGCTTGGGAATTAGTCAAGCAAAACAAGTCTTATTAATCGGGGATGGAGCGGAGTGGATCTGGATACATATCCCACCACTTTTGACAAGATTAGGATGCCCAGTCGAAACTTATCAGCTATTCGATTTCTATCATGTTACGGAAAATATAAAAGTATTTGCAGATGCTGCTTTTAATGAAGAAGCACAGTCTAAAGAATGGTTTGTAAAAGTTAGGAAGAGTTTAAAAAAAGGTAAAGCCAAATCTTTAATCAGCCAGATGGATGAGTTGATTGCTGTAGCTACCGGAGAGCGGTGTAAGATTATGGTAGTTAAGCGAAATTATATTTTAGATGCTTATCGTAAAGGGCGTTTAAATTACGATAAAGCAATAAATAAAAAACTACCTATTGGCAGTGGTGCAATTGAGAGTTTAATTCGCCAAGTTGTAAATTTAAGAATCAAGGGTAACAGTAAATTTTGGTTGAAAGAAAATGCAGAAATTATGTTACATCTGCGTTGTCAATGGATCGCCGGAAGTTGGGATAAGTTTTGTGGTTCTATTTTTAATTCCTTTATCAAACCAGAAACTGCTTGA